ATGCTTGTGTGTGCTGCTTCTCTCTGCCGGATGCGCGAGAACCGCCCGCGTTCCTGACGGGGCGGTGACAGTTATCCAGGTGCCCTTCTTTGCGCAGGAGGAGTTCCAGTGCGGTCCTGCGGCTCTTGCAACGGTGATCGATTACTGGCATACGAAAACGGGAAGCGGAAAGAACCTGACCCCCGAAGAGATCGCTTCGGATATCTACAGTCCCTCTGCACGGGGCGTGCTCGGCATGGACATGGAGCGGTACGCCCGTAAACAGGGCTTTCGGGCAGAGCATGTTGCGGGTTCCATTGATAAACTGAAAGAGAACATTGATGCAGGCATCCCATCGATCGTTCTGGTCGATTACGGGATACTCGTCTACCAGCGCAACCATTTCATGGTGGTCAAAGGCTATTTGTCCGATGGCGTTCTGGTCAACTCGGGCCGGGAAGAGGGCAAGTTTATCGGGAACCAGGAACTTCTCAGCGTATGGAAGAAAACCGCATATTGGATGCTTCTCGTAAAGCCCTGAGCATACTGCTCTTGGCGCTTACACTTTGCGCTCTCTCCTGCACTCTGCCCAGGGTAGCCATTCTGCACGATCCTCTCACGCCCGAAGAGCACGTCAATCTTGGTGTCGCCTACGAAAGAAAGGGTGAACTGGATGCGGCGCTGGAGCAGTATGAGGCTGCTTCCAAAAAGTTACCCGTTGCCTACCTGTACATGGGAAATGTTTACTTTCAAAAAAACGACACAAAGGAGGCAGAGAAGGCCTACCGGAATGCCATACAGAAGACGAGAGACGCGCGGGCTTATAACAATCTCGCCTGGCTCTACTACACGCGGGACGAACATCTGGAGGAAGCGGAGAAGCTGGCGCGAAAGGCAGTGGAACTGAATCCCGATGCAGACGATTTCAGGGATACGCTGCAGAAGATAATTGAAAAACGTTCTTCACGCGGCGAGAGGAAATAGTATCCTGCAGCACCGATTGTATTCAAGATGCATACCGTTGCCACCCGCGAAACATAATAGGTACCGCGCGGGTGCCCGGCTAAAACAGTTGGGTGCACGGAGGCGTACCTCGCGGTACGTCGAGTAAGAACAGGCCGAAGGGCAACGAAGGCAGGCGCTTGAAGACAATCGGTGTTCAGCGGCGCAGCAGGGTGACGCTTATTCTGTCACCTTTGTTGATTGCTCTTTCCTGCGCCAGATTTCCTTTGAAGAGACCGAATTCCAGGTTTCCGGAGCTTCCTACGACACAGGTGACGGGACTCTCGTAATAGCTTCTGGAGAGCTTCTTAAAACGCATGTCGCGCAGCGAGATCTGAAAACGGCGCCCCCTGATAAACTTGTTGAATGCTTCAACCGTGATGTTTGAAAGCGCGTTGCCGAATCGGTCAAATCGCACTACCTTTCCGGTCAGAGTGCGTCCCTTGACCGTGGGCTCCCAGCCTGATAGAAGAACAGGATCGTCCAGGTTCCTTCCTAGTACCGCGGGATCAAGCCCTAAAGAGAGGTGGGCTGCGACCGGTGCAAAAATGTCGCGGCCGTGGAAGGTGCCCGATACTTCCCTGCGCATGTACTTCTTGTTTGTGATCTGGTAAACAGGGCTGTTTTTGTCGATTACCGGGCTGAACATACCGTTATCCGGACCGACGAAAAAGTGACCGTCATGCTCCAGCGCTACAGCACGCCTGTTACTTCCCACGGTCGGGTCCACCACGCACACGTGCACTGAGCCTTTGCTGAAGAAAGGATAGGATTCCCTTATCAGGAAAGAGCCTTCTGTCACATCCTGCGGTTCGATCTCGTGGGTTATGTCGACAATGTGGGCGTCAGGATTTATGGAAAGAATAACCCCTTTCATAACCCCGACGTAAGGATCCTTCACACCGAAATCAGTGAGCAGCGTTATGACTTTCACGTTTACCGGTAAAAAGCAGCTTGATGTATTTGCGGAACGGTTTCTCCAGGATGCCGTTTTCGGTGATGATGTAGGTGATGAATCGGGCGGGGGTGATGTCGAAGCCGTAATAGCAGCCCTTAATCTGTTTGAGCGTTAGCTGGCGCCCCAGAAGGCAGGTTACCTCCTTACCCGACCTCTCCTCTATCGTGATCTGTCCACCGCTTTGGACGGTCCGGTCGAAGGTAGAAAGTGGTGCCGCAACATAAAAGGGGATAGCATGTTCGCGCGCCGCGAGCGCTATCATGTAGGTCCCCACCTTGTTAGCCACGTCACCGTTGCCTGCTATCCTGTCGGCCCCGACGATAACCTTGTTCACCACGTTTCGCGCACAAAGCAAGCCCACGTGGTTGTCGGGCACGATCTCCACGTCGATCCCCTCTTCGTGTAGCTCCCAGGCGGTAAGTCTGGCGCCCTGCAGGTAGGGTCTTGTCTCCGTTGCTATCACGCGGATACGTTTGCCGGCTTCATGCGCGGCCCGAATCACTCCCAGGGCTGTTCCGTAACCGCCCGTGGCCAGAGCGCCCGCATTGCAATGCGTCAATATGAGATCTCCATCATCGATAAGCTCTGCACCGTAGCGGCCAAGCTTCCGGTTATTGTCAATGTCTTCCGCGTGGATTGCCGTAGCGGCGTGCAGCAGATAATCGGAAAGGTCATTCGAGTTGCGGTACTGGCGATACGTGCTGAGCATTCTGTCGAGCGCCCACGTCAGATTAACTGCGGTTGGGCGCGTAGCCTTGAGGGCCTGGTAGACAGCGTTCACGTCCGCATCGGTGATCCGCTTTCGCCTGTGCAGGATGTCGCGGAACCCCAGATACACTCCATACGCAGCCACAATGCCTATGAGAGGCGCCCCCCTGATAGTCATGTTCTTGATGGCCTTCGTTATATCCTGAAGAGTCCTGCACTTCACGTAGGATTTCTTGAAGGGCAGATGGCGCTGGTCGAGAAGATAAAGCTGGCTCCCTTTCCAGATGATATGGTCTATCATGAGCTTTTCAATCTCCTCAACAGGAGTTCGTTGAGCAGCTTCGGATTCGCCTTGCCCTTCGTCTCTTTCATCACCTGCCCAACGAAGAACCCAAGAAGCTTTTCCTTGCCGGCCTTGAATTCTGCCACCTCCTTGGGAGATTGCGCCAGCACTTTATCGATCGTGGCTTCGAGCGCCGATGCATCCGATATTTGTATGAGCCCTTTTTCCTCGATATACTTCTTGGGGGACGCGCCCTGCTTGTAAATGTCAGGAAAGATCTCCTTGCCCATCTTCCCGCTGATGACGCCGTCTTTTATGAGCTGAAGAAGCTCACCGAGCTGCGTCGGCCTGAAAGGCGCGTCCTTGGCGGAGGTGCCTCCTTCATTCAATTCTCGCAACAGCTCGCTCATGATCCAGTTGCTCACCGTCTTTGCCTCCGGAAAGAAGCCGACCGCTTCCTCGAAGTACGCGGCGAGGGTCTTTTCTCCAGCAAGAATTTCGACATCATACCGCGGGAGTCCATACTGCCGCATGAATCGTTCCATTTTTTCTGCGGGAAGCTCGGGGAGTTCACCCCGCATGCTCTCTACCCAACCCTCGTCGACCATCAACGGCACGAGGTCGGGATCGGGAAAATATCTGTAATCATGCGCCTCCTCTTTTCCGCGCATGGAATAAGTGACTTCTTCCGACGTGTTGAAAAGACGGGTTTCCTGTACTACCTGTCCGCCGCTTTCCAGCAACTCTATCTGGCGGGTTATTTCGTACTCGAGGGCTCTTTCTATAGAGCGGAAGGAGTTGAGGTTCTTCAGCTCAGCCCTGGTGCCGAACGCCTGGTCTCCTTTCTTGCGAACCGAGACGTTGGCATCGCAGCGGAAGCTTCCTTCCTCCATGTTGCCATCGCAAATCTCCAGGTAGACAAGTATGTCGCGCAGCATCCTGAGGTAGAGCACGGCCTCTTCAGGCGTGCGCATATCGGGTTCACTGACGATCTCCAGAAGAGGAACGCTCGATCTGTTGAAATCGACCATGCTGTAGCTGCTTGTCTCGATAGTCGATTCGTGCACAAGTTTGCCGGCGTCTTCCTCCATGTGGATCCTCTTTATGCGGATCCTCTTCTTGTCGCCGTTTTCGAGGAGATCGAGGTAGCCGTCCGTGCAAATGGGCTCTTCGTACTGGGAGATCTGATACCCCTTGGGCAGGTCCGGATAGAAGTAATTTTTCCTGGCGAAGATACTTTTGCGATTGATGGTGCAATGCGTTGCCAGCCCTGCCTTGATGGCGAAATCGACCACCTTCTTGTTCAGGACCGGAAGAGCGCCGGGCAGCCCCATGCAGGTAGGACAGGTGTGACTGTTGGGCTCACTCCCGAACTCTGCGGAGCTGCCGCAGAAGATCTTGCTCTTCGTGAGGAGGTGCGCATGCACCTCGAGACCAATAACGCCTTCATAAGCACGATTGTCCATGATAAAGTCCCTTCAACAGAAAATGAACAGTGAAAAGTGAGCAGTAAGCAGCTAACGCACTCTGGACTGCTCACCGCTCACTGAAAACTGTATCAAAGCGGTATGTCGTCATCCTTTTCAGGCGGAAAATCTATATCTGTGGGTTCAGAAAAATCAGCCCCTTTTCGGTCATCAGGACTGCTGCCACCGCCCTGTCCCAGCATCTTCATTGCAGATGCCACAATCTCGTACGTTCTTCTCTTCACACCGTCCCGGCCCTCAAATTCGCGGCTCTGAATACTCCCTTCGATATAAACAAGTCTGCCTTTCTTCAGATATTCGCCCGCCACCTCGCCAAGCTTTCTCCAGGCTACGATGCGATGCCATTCCGTTTTTTCGTTCTTTGTCCCGTCTTTGTTCTTCCTTGTTTCCGTTGTTGCCATCGTGAACGTCGCAACAGGGGTGCCGTCCGCCGTATAGCGAACTTCGGGATCTCTGCCGAGTCTGCCAATGAGGATTACCTTGTTAACGTACGACATGTGCTACCCCCTCTATAGTCGGGATGTATGACGGCCTATACTATACCACAGCTAAGGGAATTTTCCCTGTTTGACTCCGGGCACGATTCTTGTAAGAATTAATCTTCACGGTCCAAGGCTGAATTGACGAAGAAAGTATTCATCAGCATTCTGGTTCTCTGCACGTTCGCCGTATTCCTTACGCTCAAATTGAGGGATTTGCATCAACCACCAAAGGACAGGCTGGAGCTGTCCGCCAGGTACATGGCGCAGAGCGGGTCCCAGGAGACCACGTACGGCGTCTATGTCAGGAATCTCAGGGTGGGGCATCTGAAGCGTATCATACTGCCGGCACAAAACGGCTATAAAATTCTCGAAGAAGCACGGATGAACATAAAGTTTCTTGACGAGAAAAGCGAACTCTCCATGAAACTGTTCGGAGATGTGGATGATCAGTTTCGTATTCGGACCTTTCTCTTCCAGATCAATTCAGGGAAAGACGTGATTGATATCAAAGGGGAACTGCAGAACGGCGAAGTGGTGGTCAGCATGAATGCAAGCGGCCGCTCAAATATCTATCGCCTCCCCATGAAAGAACCGCCCATCCTAGTCTCCGCTGTCATTCCGTACCTGGTGAAAACGGGTTTCAGCGAAGAAACCAGGAAAGCCGTCAGCATTCCCATCTTTGATCCTTCTACGCTTGCCAGCTACGATGCAACCATCGATCTTCTTGGCTGGGAGAAGGTGAATGTGGCTGACGAATCAATCAGGGCCTTCCATGTAAAGACGGTATTCAAGGGCCTGGAACTCCACGGCTGGGTGGATGAGGGAGGCTCTGTGATCAAAGAGGTGAGCCCCCTTGGACTGACTATTCAAAAAGAGAGAGGGGGTAAACAGGAGACTGACTTTTTCGATGCCCGCCTCTTCTCGTCGGTGGAAACTACTGGAACGATCCGGGATCCCCGGCGCACAGTTTATCTCGCTGCAAAAGTAGACGCCAAAGAGACGCTCAAGAAAGTAATCGGGCGCTACTACAATCTTAAAGGCGATTTACTGGCGATAGATGCGGGGAAGGCCTTGATGCTCGATCTTGACCCGTCCCGATACCTTTCCCCGTCTGCGTTCGTCAACAGTGACGACAACGAAATAAGAGCAGCAGCACGTTCGATAGTGCAGCAGGGGCAGACGCAAAAGGAGAAGGTGCAGGCGATTGAGGAATGGGTCTACAAGACGGTGAAGAAGGTCCCCACTTTTTCCCTGCCCACGGCCAAGGATGTTTTCGCGAAGAGAGCAGGAGACTGTAATGAGCACGCGGTCCTCTTTGCGTCGTTGGCGAGGGCGTCGGGCGTGCCCTGTGCGATTGCTTCGGGGATGGTCTATGCGTCCGGAGGCTTCTACTACCACGCATGGAATCTGGTTAATATTGACGGCGCATGGATGCCTGTCGACAGCACCTTCGGACAATTCCCGGCGGACGCCACGCATATCGTGCTCGCGGTTGGAGATATTTCGGACGCTATAGAGATCATGCAGTTCCTGACCAACATCAGGATGCAGGTGGTGGAAGCCCGATGATAGCGCTGAAGAACGTGAGCAAAAGGTATGGTGATGTACTGGCGCTTGACCGGATAAACCTTGAGGTGGCAGGAGGAGAAATCTACGGGCTGATCGGACCGAACGGAGCAGGCAAAACTACGACCATAAAGCTGCTCGTCGGCCTTCTCAAGCCTTCCAGCGGGCAGGTTCTCGTTAACAACGTTGACGTGCAGCAAGAGGCTCTGACTGCAAAAAAGGTGCTTGGTTACATACCCGACGAGCCATTCCTTTACGGAAGGTTGACGCCCCTCGAACTGATGGATTTCAAGGGAAGCCTTCACGGCATGGCTCGTGGCGATCTGGAGCGCCGGAAGGAAGAGCTCCTCAAGCTGGTGGGTCTCGCGGATCACCGTCACGACTTGATCGAGAGCTTTTCACTGGGCATGAGACAACGCCTTGCAATCTCTGTCGCCCTCCTTCCCGATCCCTCTGTCATCGTGGTTGATGAGCCGCTGGTGGGCCTTGATCCTGCGGGTATGCGACGGGTCAAAGAGATTTTTGTCGATCTTGCACGACAGGGCAGGACGCTCTTCATATCGACGCATATGCTCCACGTCGTCGAAGAGATTGCCGACCGGGTGGGTGTGCTCAACAGGGGCGTTCTCGTCGCAGAAGGCCCCCTCGATGCGCTCAAAACTGCGCAGGACGAACGACTGGAATCAGTCTTCTTCCGTCTTTTTTCGGAAGAGATACGATGAGCCATTTCCTATCATATTTCCGGTTCAGGTTGCGCATGGTACGACACGGACTCGCAATCCGCCGGAGTGAGTTCATCAAAAGCCTCTTTCTGCCGGCTTTTTTCCTTGTTGTCGGGTCCTGTATGTTTGTCTTTCTCTTCAAGGCGTTCCGTTTCTTTCAGTCTTTCGATCTTGTAGGCGAGATCCTCATTGGAAAACTGCTGGCGCTCATATTTTTTATCTTTTTTTTATTCCTCGTATTGAGCAACATCAACGGCGTCATCAAATGGTTTCTCACACAGGAGGATCTTTCCTTTCTCCTTACAAATCCTGTGTCCACGTCCACGCTCTTCTGGACGCGTTCCGTCGAGGCTCTCCTGGAATCGTCCTGGGCATTTCTCCTTTTCTCAATACCGGTACTTATGGCCTACTACACCGCTCTTTTCACGTTCAAGCCGTCCTTTCTCCTCTCCATCCTTCTTCTACTGCCCTACGCTCTTATCCCGTACGGCGTAGCCTTCCTTATCGTTATCGTGCTGGCGCGCTTCCTTTCTCCGCGTCTGATCAAGAGAGCCTTTTCATTGCTCTTCGTGCTGCTCTCCGCTGCCCTCGTAATCCTGTTCCGCGCGATGGAGATCGAGAAGCTGGCCAGGCCCGAGAGCTTTGCCTACGTCTACGATTACGTGCGTTACCTGTCAATACCCGCTCATCCCTTGCTGCCGACCCACCTGTTTCTCAAGGTGGTGGTGTTCCTCGCGAAGGGAGGCGAGCCAAATGTTCTCATCGACCTGGGTCTTTATCTCTCTTACGCCGGGGCGGTGCTGACGCTTGCCTACTGGACATCAGAAGCCTTCTACCTCAGGTCCTACATGAACGCGCTTGTGTCTTCACGCACGGCAAAGGGCGATCCGCTGGGATCGGCCTTGAAGTTCATACCCGAACGCTCGCGATTCCTGGTGCTCAAAGAAGCGAAAAACCTTAAACGCGACCCTAAGGAATGGTCGCAGGTGCTGCTTGTATTTGCCCTGATCTTTGTCTACGTCTATAACTTCAAATCCTTCCCGCGCGACAGAACCGCCCTGCCCGGTGTGTTCCTGGAAAGCCTCCTTGCCTTTCTCAATATGGGGCTTCTTACGTTCGTGGTCGGAGCCATATCAGTGCGTTTTGCCTACCCATCCTTCCAGCTGGAGGGCAGGCCTTTCTGGCTCGTATTGACCGCGCCGGTTGATGTGAAACAGATTTATTACGGCAAACTCACCTTCTATGTTGTAATCAGCCTCGTGCTGGCACTGACGCTCAACTGCCTGTCAAACCATTTTATCGCATCGCCTTCATTTCTCTACTATCTTTCCTTCGGCTACATCATTCTTGCGGCGCTTGTCTGCCCGGTAATGGCTTTCTACTTCGGAACCAGGAACATTAACTTGCGGGAGGCTCCCAATCCGTACGGAGGCTTGGGCGGCTTGCTTACGATGCTTTCCATCTTATCATTTACGTTGTGCACGCTGGCTCTCCTCGGCTGGTCCTCATATGCTATTCTCGTACAGAGCACAGCCGGTCTGAGAATAGCCACCGAACTGCTCGTGAGATTCGGTGCGACCTGTGGTATGGTCTTGGTAGGCAGCTTTGTTTTTATGCATGCGATGAGAGTGAAAACGGTCAAGCAATTAAAGCGGATAGAGCTTTAGGAGGGCGCGCCTATAGAGCTCTACGGAAATCTTCAGGGACTCGGTCATCTCGCCAGGCGAAGGCTGCTTAATCTCTATCGCAGACGGGTTGAACCTTCGGAGATAATCTCTTTCGACAAGGCCCGCACAATGTTCCAGATCTCGCGCGAGATATCGCGTCAGGTCGGGCTTCTCATCAACAGAAGGGGGGTTGTGGACGCGGTAATCGTTGGGGGGAAGGAGCGCATCGAAATCCCTCCGCTTTCCACGGACAGAACGGGAAGGGCCCGATTCAGGGGCATCCGCTTTATCCATACGCACCTTGGAGGCGAGCTCCTTTCAAGGGAAGATTTGACCGATCTTGCACTGCTGCAGCTTGATCTGGTCGCCTGCATCGCGCAGACGAGAGGTGAATCAATAGAAACGATCCATATCGGTTATCTCGTGCCTGAGAATAGAAAGGGGCAGGCATGGGACTTCATCGGTCCGCTTCCGGCCGATGAGCTGGAGGTCAATTTTACTGAGTTCATCACTGAGCTGGAGAACGAATTCTTAAGAGAGAGAGGAAGATACTACGCAACAAAGGGTGGCGAAGAGAGAACCATTCTTGTCGTAGTGGCCGCGCCGGGAAGACATAAGAATGTTGAAGAACGGATTCTGGAGTTGAAGGACCTTGCCCGTTCTGCAGGTCTTTCGGTAATCGACGTGGCGGTACAGCGACCGAAAGAGCTCGACCCGAAGCACCTCATCGGCAAAGGAAAGATGGAAGAGCTTGTTATCAAGGGTCAGCAGCTCGGCGCGGACGTTCTCATTTTTGACGAAGAGCTCTCTCCCAGCCAGCTGCGCAGCGTTTCAGAACTGACAGAGCTGAAGGTGCTCGACAGGAATCAGCTCATACTCGATATCTTTGCAGCAAGGGCCCGTACAAGCGAAGCAAAGATCCAGGTTGAACTGGCGCAGCTGAAATATATTCTTCCCCGCCTCGGGGAGAAAGAGACGGCCCTGTCGAGGCTCACGGGCGGCATCGGCGGACGTGGTCCCGGAGAAACCAAGCTCGAGGTGAACCGGCGTCGGACACGGGAGAGAATCGCTTCGCTGGAGAAGAAACTCGGGGAAATCAGAGGAGTGCGCCAGCGCAAGCGAGAGCGAAGAAAACGCAGCGAGATCCCGGTCGTCTCCATCGTGGGGTACACAAACTCAGGCAAGTCAACCCTGCTTAATCTGCTTACTAAAAGCAGGGTGGAGGTTGAGGACAAGCCCTTCAGCACGTTAACGCCTACGAGCCGGCTCATCAAATACCCGCACCCGAAGAACATCATCGTGACCGACACGGTTGGGTTCATAGAGGATCTGCCCAAGGTGCTGCTGCGTGCTTTTGTCGCGACCCTCGAAGAGCTGGACGATGCCACGCTTCTCTTACACCTGGTCGATATCAGCTCTCCCGATGTTGAGGAGCGGATCAATACCGTTGACCGGATACTTGCCGGGCTCAACTTGTCTGATAAAAGGAAGCTGCTTGTCTTTAACAAGATAGATAAGGTGGAGGATTCTTTTACCCGGATGATGGAAGTGCGCTACGGCGCTGCTTCCGTATCCAGTCTGACCGGCGAAGGCATCGATCAGCTCCTCCGCGCAATTGAAATGGAAGTCGACACGAGCTTATTCGCCCACAATGTGGTCCGGTAACGGTTTATACGCATACCC
The genomic region above belongs to Syntrophorhabdales bacterium and contains:
- a CDS encoding C39 family peptidase; its protein translation is MILASRVNRLAGCGMIACLCVLLLSAGCARTARVPDGAVTVIQVPFFAQEEFQCGPAALATVIDYWHTKTGSGKNLTPEEIASDIYSPSARGVLGMDMERYARKQGFRAEHVAGSIDKLKENIDAGIPSIVLVDYGILVYQRNHFMVVKGYLSDGVLVNSGREEGKFIGNQELLSVWKKTAYWMLLVKP
- a CDS encoding tetratricopeptide repeat protein yields the protein MALTLCALSCTLPRVAILHDPLTPEEHVNLGVAYERKGELDAALEQYEAASKKLPVAYLYMGNVYFQKNDTKEAEKAYRNAIQKTRDARAYNNLAWLYYTRDEHLEEAEKLARKAVELNPDADDFRDTLQKIIEKRSSRGERK
- a CDS encoding SAM-dependent chlorinase/fluorinase, translated to MKVITLLTDFGVKDPYVGVMKGVILSINPDAHIVDITHEIEPQDVTEGSFLIRESYPFFSKGSVHVCVVDPTVGSNRRAVALEHDGHFFVGPDNGMFSPVIDKNSPVYQITNKKYMRREVSGTFHGRDIFAPVAAHLSLGLDPAVLGRNLDDPVLLSGWEPTVKGRTLTGKVVRFDRFGNALSNITVEAFNKFIRGRRFQISLRDMRFKKLSRSYYESPVTCVVGSSGNLEFGLFKGNLAQERAINKGDRISVTLLRR
- the mtnA gene encoding S-methyl-5-thioribose-1-phosphate isomerase, translated to MIDHIIWKGSQLYLLDQRHLPFKKSYVKCRTLQDITKAIKNMTIRGAPLIGIVAAYGVYLGFRDILHRRKRITDADVNAVYQALKATRPTAVNLTWALDRMLSTYRQYRNSNDLSDYLLHAATAIHAEDIDNNRKLGRYGAELIDDGDLILTHCNAGALATGGYGTALGVIRAAHEAGKRIRVIATETRPYLQGARLTAWELHEEGIDVEIVPDNHVGLLCARNVVNKVIVGADRIAGNGDVANKVGTYMIALAAREHAIPFYVAAPLSTFDRTVQSGGQITIEERSGKEVTCLLGRQLTLKQIKGCYYGFDITPARFITYIITENGILEKPFRKYIKLLFTGKRESHNAAH
- the gatB gene encoding Asp-tRNA(Asn)/Glu-tRNA(Gln) amidotransferase subunit GatB, with product MDNRAYEGVIGLEVHAHLLTKSKIFCGSSAEFGSEPNSHTCPTCMGLPGALPVLNKKVVDFAIKAGLATHCTINRKSIFARKNYFYPDLPKGYQISQYEEPICTDGYLDLLENGDKKRIRIKRIHMEEDAGKLVHESTIETSSYSMVDFNRSSVPLLEIVSEPDMRTPEEAVLYLRMLRDILVYLEICDGNMEEGSFRCDANVSVRKKGDQAFGTRAELKNLNSFRSIERALEYEITRQIELLESGGQVVQETRLFNTSEEVTYSMRGKEEAHDYRYFPDPDLVPLMVDEGWVESMRGELPELPAEKMERFMRQYGLPRYDVEILAGEKTLAAYFEEAVGFFPEAKTVSNWIMSELLRELNEGGTSAKDAPFRPTQLGELLQLIKDGVISGKMGKEIFPDIYKQGASPKKYIEEKGLIQISDASALEATIDKVLAQSPKEVAEFKAGKEKLLGFFVGQVMKETKGKANPKLLNELLLRRLKSS
- a CDS encoding single-stranded DNA-binding protein, whose translation is MSYVNKVILIGRLGRDPEVRYTADGTPVATFTMATTETRKNKDGTKNEKTEWHRIVAWRKLGEVAGEYLKKGRLVYIEGSIQSREFEGRDGVKRRTYEIVASAMKMLGQGGGSSPDDRKGADFSEPTDIDFPPEKDDDIPL
- a CDS encoding transglutaminase-like domain-containing protein, yielding MTKKVFISILVLCTFAVFLTLKLRDLHQPPKDRLELSARYMAQSGSQETTYGVYVRNLRVGHLKRIILPAQNGYKILEEARMNIKFLDEKSELSMKLFGDVDDQFRIRTFLFQINSGKDVIDIKGELQNGEVVVSMNASGRSNIYRLPMKEPPILVSAVIPYLVKTGFSEETRKAVSIPIFDPSTLASYDATIDLLGWEKVNVADESIRAFHVKTVFKGLELHGWVDEGGSVIKEVSPLGLTIQKERGGKQETDFFDARLFSSVETTGTIRDPRRTVYLAAKVDAKETLKKVIGRYYNLKGDLLAIDAGKALMLDLDPSRYLSPSAFVNSDDNEIRAAARSIVQQGQTQKEKVQAIEEWVYKTVKKVPTFSLPTAKDVFAKRAGDCNEHAVLFASLARASGVPCAIASGMVYASGGFYYHAWNLVNIDGAWMPVDSTFGQFPADATHIVLAVGDISDAIEIMQFLTNIRMQVVEAR
- a CDS encoding ABC transporter ATP-binding protein, translated to MIALKNVSKRYGDVLALDRINLEVAGGEIYGLIGPNGAGKTTTIKLLVGLLKPSSGQVLVNNVDVQQEALTAKKVLGYIPDEPFLYGRLTPLELMDFKGSLHGMARGDLERRKEELLKLVGLADHRHDLIESFSLGMRQRLAISVALLPDPSVIVVDEPLVGLDPAGMRRVKEIFVDLARQGRTLFISTHMLHVVEEIADRVGVLNRGVLVAEGPLDALKTAQDERLESVFFRLFSEEIR
- the hflX gene encoding GTPase HflX: MFQISREISRQVGLLINRRGVVDAVIVGGKERIEIPPLSTDRTGRARFRGIRFIHTHLGGELLSREDLTDLALLQLDLVACIAQTRGESIETIHIGYLVPENRKGQAWDFIGPLPADELEVNFTEFITELENEFLRERGRYYATKGGEERTILVVVAAPGRHKNVEERILELKDLARSAGLSVIDVAVQRPKELDPKHLIGKGKMEELVIKGQQLGADVLIFDEELSPSQLRSVSELTELKVLDRNQLILDIFAARARTSEAKIQVELAQLKYILPRLGEKETALSRLTGGIGGRGPGETKLEVNRRRTRERIASLEKKLGEIRGVRQRKRERRKRSEIPVVSIVGYTNSGKSTLLNLLTKSRVEVEDKPFSTLTPTSRLIKYPHPKNIIVTDTVGFIEDLPKVLLRAFVATLEELDDATLLLHLVDISSPDVEERINTVDRILAGLNLSDKRKLLVFNKIDKVEDSFTRMMEVRYGAASVSSLTGEGIDQLLRAIEMEVDTSLFAHNVVR